The Arabidopsis thaliana chromosome 5, partial sequence genomic interval CGAGGAAATAACCATTCTTTCTCATATACATcactatttgtttttattgtggCATCAAAATTACGACGATGTAAAACCTAACAAGTTTACGTGGTATGTGCgacacatttttattttatcggTAATTCTACGCTAATGCAACACCATTTAGTAACGATAACTATTCCTCGTAAAGTTTCTACACAAATGACGTGCTTTCTTGTATTAAAAACTAATTGGTAATAAATGAATtggtatatattattattgttgagAATTATTTCTTGATATCTCacatattctttttgtttgcaatTTAATCACAGGAGCACACAAAACCTAAAAGATAAATGCACAAGAATTACAAGTTCCCTTTAATTTCAAACCACAAGTCAGAGGTACATCTTAATGAGAATTACTCTTTCACAAATAAAATCCACTAGCATATTATTCGAATACattgtaaccaaaaaaatataaaaaaattattcgaTTACACAAGAAAATATGTCGAATGATCCCAAACAATAAAACCAAGATGTACTCACTCACTCTATGTAACATTTGATAATATTGGGCTCTAatgccaaataaaaaaattacgaACTTTAAATCATTTAGTAGGAATtcttgtatcttttttttctttgggacAAATAGAAATTCTTGTATCGTAGTGTTGAATTTTCTCCActtttgatttgaaatatTCTAGCAATATGCATTCCACATGACTTTATACATTctgaattaaaatatatatatatatatcataaactGATCTATAGATTCTCAATATTGGTTtagaaagttttattttcttcggAATTTAGTTATACATGACGTTGGATGGCATAAAttggaagatatatatatatatgcttatttAAAGAAAGCTGAGATTTGGAGAATCAAAGCTCAAATTTCGTGAATCTTTTGCCCACTCCCTTTGcataaaaacacatttttgtgtgagagaaatataaaagaaacaaaaataaaagtaacaaGTGAACGCTATCTTGATAACATCCTTAGTTGAATATCAACTAGAGGACCACAGAATCATAAAATGATCTAAACCACTTTACATAACATTTGTCGATTTTAAACCACAGTTTTAgcaaatttgtaattttgggACTATGctattaaaactcaaaaataaaaataaaagagaaaaactataCAACATCTAAGAAGAAAACCAGTTTTTTGGAACCAAAAACGAATCAGTTTTTGGGatacaattttttaatcagTTTGAATTAAGTAATCGGAAAAAGTGATAAacttgagtttgattttgatttgttattatttaattttcagtATCCAAGAAAATTGGTGCCTaccataatatattaaaatgaatacGGAAGTTgacttcttttcttattttaataaattgattaaaatcACTACTAATAAATTTTACCAATAATTTAAAGTTTGCATAATGAGCATAGTTTATTGGTCAGGTTATATGTAGTCaagttttttaatattcatatATGGATGTATAAACAGTAAAagtgaaaaatgtaaaaaggaTATACGGCAGAAgctctataaattaataatattgagatcatgaaaatttattaatttataataatattaatttattttataaattaattaattaatttataaaaatatttatgcaaaaatatttagtacTATATTTACgcaaaaatataatactatattttttctaattttttttaatatttaaatttttttatgttttatcgGAATATATTGGATGTTAATAGCTTATTCGACTATCCGAGTGAAAAAGAAGCATGCTCAAAAGTTCagagttaagaaaaaattgtgACTTTTGTCTGTATTTTTggtgaagaagttgaagaagaaaacgtgGAACCTTTAGAAGTAGTGATACGTAAGAAAGCAATTACTGCGTCTAAAATTCTTCATAACTTTTTGATGTAGATCGAGAAGACAATACCAAGAGTTTTTGATGTAATAAGGAAAACTAGAGATGAAGTTCAACGAGATTCAAACTTtaagaaaagacaaacaacATTAGATTCATATTATACTAGATTATCTTAGAACGTATGCTTaagatttatgattattaatttatgatattattgagataatatttttataggaatatcaaaaaaatattatcttattattttattaattttggttagtttttatattgacCCGACTTAGAACCgataaaattttttaatttattctgtttattaatttatggaatattaatttataaagtttttactTGTGGTAGGTAAATCCCAAACGAATATGTTTATTAGTTGttatttaatatcaaaaaGAATTTAGGAATAAAGATTAGTTCACTTTCCTATGTGGTCCATTTGTTCTCGAGCCATTTATAccttatttttgttatcttctcacgtatttctttaaaaattgtttgttgatctTTAATCAgccacacacacaaaaattaaacacttTTTGGATTACACTTTAAAATTTCGCATTCATCGCCCATtcacaaaattaaatacaaagGGAACTTACGTGTCTTAATTACATTCTTTTGCGCGTGAAGAacttatttagttttcttttatttcacaaaattgtAATCACCTCTGCATAATCCATCTCAAACATCtaattgtaaatttgtaatcaCTAATGCATAATCTTGAATATATTCGTCATAAGAACATTTCCATTTATGTTATCTACTTGTAAACATATTCAGCCTAATCCTAGGTTTTAGAGGAGCCTAAGCTTCAGTTACAAGCACAAGTGGTTCTACTAACCATTGTCCAAAATATAATAGAGCACGTCGCTTATATATGCATGCACTTGAGCAGTTTCAGATTTCTCTAGACAACAAAAAGATCAAAGGGACAAACAATAGAGTACAAGTCATTCAACACAACTAACTTGTATATATTCTTACTAGCTGATGCACATATTACATTGTTGCTTTGATTCCTCAGCATTTCTTCTTGCGCCGAGACATTATCCTTCAAAACCATAGATAGATTGTTGTAGTTCAAGACTAGAAGTCATCAGTGTTTTAAAGCAGTACAAGTGTAAAAGGCTTACTAGTTTAGAATACGCAGAAGCAAGAGACCGAAGTGTTTTGTACTTATCAAGAACAGCTATGGCAAAGAAAGTTGCAGAGAGAAATCCGAATGACGGTTTAGCAAGACTCAGTACCTGCATAAGCTGAATGGCAAATACATCGCTGATTGTCATTTTACCAAGGTCTGGACACCTTTGGACAAAATCATCGTAAGAAGGACACGAGTCCGCAACTTTCCTCTGGTCATCATTCACCAGCGACTTGTAGTATTGGTATATCGATTTAGTGAGATAACCGTATTTTCTTAGCGTCTCACCCAGTCCGTTTGTTCTCACCACATCAAACCCTTCCAATATCTCCGTAGTGAAACAACTAAAGCATAtagatgaaaacaaatttggttACCAAACCTCAAAGAAGAAGTgcataaccaatcaaaatcttcTGTTAAAAGATAAATCTTACGCCGTTTTAATGCTTTCTGCAGTCTTAGACTGGTTTGGATCCCCTTCAAGAATGTATATCAGCTTTTTGATTCCCGATCTctatttaaaattacaaatcaaGAAGACAGTGAGAAACAACCATCAACGAAAGATCGAAAACTTAGGAGTTGAGAGTACACTACACACACCTGAAGTCTAAGTTTTTGGTCCTTGTAGCGATTATCCATAATTGACGAGCGCATATCATCAACGTTCTTCCTCTCAACAATAAAGTCGAGAACATATTCATCTTGTTGGTACTTATGCCTAGCAAGCCAGATACAATCCCCAACTGGTAATCGTCTAACCTACAGATTCAACAAACACTCTCTCCAGTTAGTTTTTGTAAGTTGGAATCTGTTGACATTCTATCCAAGAAAGCAAATGCAAACCTCAATCTTGATCTAGAACACAGAGCTTATGTTATCAACTATGGATCGTGATCTGTGAATAAGAAGGTATGTGTAAGTATTAAGAACActcaaaattgaagaaaaaagtgagTATTGTTCCACAAACCCCTTAGTGGCAAACTGTTCTCGATCATCCAGTATCAAGATCACATCATATACTTCCTCAAACGCTTCTCCGAATCTAAGAGGTGGAAGGCGTGGAATAGTTGTTACTCCTTCGGTTCCATCAGATGCCAACTTTGTAACCATAAAGAACAACTAAAGCTGATTAGCTTTTCAGTTACTTCtgataatatacatataaaaaaataatctactGAACTCAAATGGTTACATACAGAAGATGAGCAGGCTTTCAAGGCATGGCTTATACTAGAAGAACATGGACTTGAAGAACGGAACTTCTTAGCACGAGATCCCTCAAGATCAACTTGACCTGTATCTGTAGCTAAGACTTCATCAGATGAAACATACAACATTTAACAGACACATCATCAAAGATATTAGATCACACATGCTTGCTAAAGATCGTACATTCTTGTGCTCTAGAAGAAGGTCCTGCTGGGATGGATGATTGTCCCCTGGATCTTGGATCCACTTCATCATCAGATAAGATGTCAACTGAATTAGATTATTTAGATCACACGATACAGTCATCTGCTACATTCCGGCCTTCAACTGTCAGCATGTACctaaggaaaagaaaaaaatcttatcaCATGTCTCAACTCTCAAGATAAGGTCTATATCTCTACACATGATACATAAGACAAGGTGTTTTTACTTTGCTGGGTTGCTAAATTTCACCACCAATCCCTTCTCTATAAGTTTCGACATGCAGCTCCATCCGCTATACCACTCCCTCTTAGAGGTTCCAAGTCctgcttttccttttcctttctctGGCCTATCAACAAGAATAGAGGAACAAAACATACATCAGTGATTGGtaacaaaaaccaacaaaagttAGATATTGGAACTCTGATTTGAATCATACGCAATAGAAACATGTGAGAGCCCACTAGCGTCAGCAGCGTCCATAAGCTTTTGTTTACGCATCAATTTTTTCCCATTTGCAGTCTCTTTAGtaatatacaaacaaacaaacatatataatggtcctgaagaaagaaagaatacaTTGCGAGGAAAGTAAACATGTAACTAAACCTGTGCAATGTTAGTAACGCATAAGCCGCAGTATTTCTTTGCGGCTTGTACGGTTCTGATCCCTTGGCCTTTTTCCCTGAACAGAATAGAATCACCTTACATAttgatatatgatatatcaagTGAACAATGTGAGATAATAAAGATATAGCAGTCACCATTACCAGCACGATTTCCAGGTAAAGCTTCTTGCTCGGAACTTGCAGCACCAGTAACAAAATATCCTTGCATGAGCTTAACCATATACTTGCCAAATCCCCTATGCAACAAATCCAGCCAAAATTAAGAACCAAACCCTTGGCCGGATAGAAGCAAAGCCACCCCAAAACTAAAACCACTcaatcaaaaaacaaagactttCACttgaaacaatgaaacattTTGATCTTCTCTGATTTCACAACgataagaaacaaacagaTTCTCCAATTTTTGAACAGTCTCAATCTTCTTGACTTCAACGTGAGACAAAGCAAACACAAAACCATTgctaaaacatattttaacaAGAACCACCAATGTACGTTTATCTTAGTCACTGAATCATTACCCAATTCAATCAATACTGAAGacttttgaaccaaaaaacacaaaaaggtCAAATCTTTTCCTTAAAAATTGAACAAAGGTCACGTCTTTAACCCATACCTAAGCAAGAACAGTAGAAAACctagaaaaatccaaaaaagaaagcaagaaacatACTTGATCTTCGACAAGTCTTTGAGGGTATCAATTGAATCCTTGGCGTCGCAGACATTTCTGTAGGCTTTAACAAATTTCATCTCCTGATATTCGGACAAACCCTTGGGCTTATGATCGCGTTTGTTGGACATGGGCCTAGCCCCTTATATCTTAAGAGGCCCAAAACAGATATGCACAAGTTTAAAAAAGGCTTCAACTACTAAAAAGGCCCGTTAAGTTTGGAAGggcaaaaatataatttacagAGGAGACATAAgggattttagggtttagattctCTATAAATACTCAAGCATTATTGGGAAGGGGAGAAATCCAGAGGTGATTAGCTGAGAGACAAAAAGAATCGTTGCCTTGCCCAGAATCGTTACCTTGCCCGAAATCGTTGCCTTGTCCAGAATTGTTGCCTTGCCTGAAATCGTTACCTAACCCGACATCGCCGCCTAGCCCGAAATCATCGCCTCGCCCATTTCTGCACTTTGTCTTTCTGCTTTTACGATTAAGTCTCGGTTCGGGGGATAGTCTATAACCTCCACTCAACCTAGCAGCCATCCGTGCCGAGCAGGATCCCTCGCGCCGCATCTTGTTCACACCAGTCACAGGAGGCGAAACGGATCATGTTCAGGTCGCACGACCTCCCGCAGCGCCTACCGCCCTCGCAGCAACAGCAGCAGACGAAGCAATTGCTACAACAAAAACAGCTAAAGGTACCGCACAAAGATGTACCACATCAGCAGATCGAGGCACCCACTTAGACGACCTCGTTCAAACCATCCTTGATCGGCTCGACGGACAGGAAGCACGAACGATCGAACGGATTGACGCTCTTGTGGCAGCACAAGTCACTTCCCAAAGTCAGATCGAGCGACTTCGACGCCGAAAACGCACCTCCCAACCTCATGAAGATCAAGATGGACAACAATCTCCACGAACTCCAGTCCCAGAACACTCGGAGACCAGACGCCGCGGACCAGCGTCTCTTATCGTAGGATTCATTGACGAGCATTCTCGCGGTAGCCCACAAGATGACCGCAACCTGCAGAGCGGCCATAACTTAAAGGGAGTCACAACATGCAGAATGGCCATGACTTGCAAGGCGGCCACAACTTGCAGAGCGGCCACAACCTGCAGAATGGTCATGACTTGCAGAGCGGCCACAACTGCAAAGAGGCCACAACCTGCAGAACGGCCACAACCTGAAGAACGGCCACAACCTGCAGAACGGCCACAACCTGCAGAGGGGCCACAACTTGCAGAACGACCACAACTTGCAAAGCGCCCACAACTTGCAGAGCGGCCACAACCTGCAAAACGGCCACAACTTGCTCAGCGCCAACTATTTGTCGAGCGGTCACAATCTGCCGAACATCCGGAACCTGCCAAACAGCAACTATCAGCCAAACATTCATAATCTGCCGAACGATCACTATCTATCGAGAAGTCAAAATCTGACAAGGAGCCATAATCTTCTAAATAACCGAACTCCagagaacaaacaaatctTCTCCGACCTACCTGTCGACGATGAAAACCAACCCCGCGATCACGAGCTTGCACGATTGAACGCGGTAATAAGAGAGATGTCCTCCAAAATGCATCGTGCCACAACTACAGCACCCGAACTGGAAAAGGTGTTGGATGAAACAAAACGCTCACCCTTCACAGCGCGCCTCTCGGCAGTCCACGTTCGTCATGTTAACAAAGTCAAGTTAATACCGTACAATGGTCTTACCGACCCGAAAATCTTCCTTAAGTCAATGTACATTGCTATCAACGGTGCACATTTCTCTACTGAAGAAGCGATGCTGGGAGCTGCCAAATGTTCGTGGAAAATTTGACCGCAAGCGCGCTTAATTGGTTCTCACGGATCAAAGCTAATTCGATCGATAGCTATCGAGAGCTTACGTCTGTATTCCTGCAACACCACTCGTTTTTCATGATCAAGGAAGCTACAAACGCTGACTTATGGACCATGTTTCAGAGAGATAACGAACCGCTTAGAACGTTTATCGAGAGATTCAAGAAGGTCGTCTCAAACATAGCTATTAAAGACGACGCGGCTATCGGAGACCTTCGAAATGCGTTAATGTTCGTTTCACGGTTTCGAGAAGATCTTATCATCGCTCGACCATCAACTTTTGACGATGCTTTGCACCGAGCCAACCGTTTATATcgagattgaagaagagaaggccgAGATGGATCGACAGCTGAAAGCATCTAACGCaaagaaacgaaactactACTAAGCGTTgccgcaaaaaaaaaaaaaaaaaaaaaaaaaaacacgctAGGTCTACCTAGCTTTGCctttgtaaaataaattatggatgacttgattattttctaaagGTACGTGAGCAGTCCTTCACAAGACACAACcgtctcaaacaaaaaaaaaaatttcaagaaacaCAAGTGAGCACTCGCTAGAGCACACTATCGTTGATGAACTCTTTCGGCCGAGTCCGCCTCGCCGATCGCCTAGCTCCCGCATCGTCGCCATGGCCAGGTGACGATTTTAAACGCGTTTCGCACGGATGCAGTGGTGAAATAATCCACAACTTTACTTTTGTAAAGGTTACAAGCCGAGCCCAATCTCGCACACCAGCTCGCAGGCAACAGAACAAATAAGCCGAGGTCTGGCTTGCATATTCTTGTCGATCTCGAAGCACCCACAGGGTAAGCCGGACACGAGAGCCGCACCTAAAAAGTACGTCGAGTCTGTCTCGACTACACCTATAACTTTACTTTTGTAAAGATTAAAAGCCGAGTCCAATCTCTCACAATAGCTAGAAGGCGGCAGAAAAAATAAGCCGAGCTCTAACTAGCATATTCTTGTTGACCGCAATGCACCCATAGGGTAAGCCGGAGACCAGAGCCACACCTAAAAAGTATAGCGAGTCCGCCTCGACTAGATATCCCTAAGCTTGGCGTTTCGAAACAAACATATAGGATAAGCCAAGAGACGTCTTGCCCCGCAAAATATGTATCGAAGCCGAGTTGCGTATCACACATGTTTTATGATAAACACAACCAAGCCACGCCTCgcacataaaaacaaataatattaatcaGTAAGCGACGTAAGAGCAAACCTCGTCAAACCTAGACCAACTAGAAACTAACACAATCCAACTTACCACACGACATTTTGACGTCTTCAACGTGAAACGCCCATACTTCTTCATCGGGTAGAGCCGAGTCTCTCTTTCGCCATGCCGCACTGAGACTCTATCGTCGCGTCGGCCTTTCCCAAACTTTTTTGCCGTGTGACCTTGAAACTCTCTTTCGCATGCACCGTTCAATACAACGGCACACACATGGCATTGGATGGTGACATACGCATGGCACGGTAACAAAACCGGCCCTGCAACAACTCTAATTCGTCATGACACCAAATTGATGAATCTATGAATATGCCGCCTCGAATCGGAGAATCCACCTCGCCACGGTTGTGACACATTGATGTTATCACAAATTAACAAGGCTCTCGCCGTCGAACAAATTCGACGTCTCCAGCATGGAAAGTCCTTCTCAAACTCGCGGCACGAAAGCATGCAACAAATCCAACTCCTACTACAGCATAATAATCTCCGGCTCGGCACCACGACACCATCATTGGCTCGACAGCCTGACGATAATTTTGCCACTCATCACGATCGACAACTCAAATCAGGAAAAAGCCACAACATCTCATGACGCGACAGCTCTGTCTCACCTTGGGTCTCGGAACGAGCGGATCAACACTTAGCGTAACTTGTGGCTTGGCACGTAAAGCACGACCCACGCCTCGCCACGGTAACGCCACTTTGGCGAAATATTGCCATCCAAAATAACAAGTCTCTCGCCGTCAACCAACTCGAAAAGATCATTGGCCCTGCACAGTGGGGCACGGTAGACAACCTGGATCGGAACGGCGCCACCAATCTCAAGACAACGACTTGACACGACAATGCACGCACGTCAAGCCTACCTCGGCACGATgacaaatcatcaaatcaaacgGATCGCAGCTAACTCGACCTCGTAGCACGACCTCTAGATTTTTGCCCGGCAGGTAGCCATCTTGTGCCTCAACACGACCAATCTCCAATTTTTAGCGCACGCAACCTTTTCCTTGGCACGGCAAAGAGTAGCTCGTGGACGTTGCAACACTTCCGTCGcacaaccaacaaaaaaataaatataaagagataagggagaaagaagattttacctttggagaagaagcGAAAATGAGTATAAAGTGAGGAGATAGCTGATACGTTTACCAAGAAAAATCATGTTAGCCTAATTCACTAAGTTATATGCAGCCATCTCGCCTCGAAAAACGTATTGAAGTCATTATTCTCTTGTAAAGTTCCCGCAAACCTCGAAAGATGTGTCAAAGTCACTATTCACCCAAGAAAGCTCCGTCTCATCTCGAAAAACATGCCCACGGCACTATTCATCCGAGAAAGCCTCAGCTCATCTCAAAAAACATTCCCACGGCACTATTTACCTGAGCAAGCTCCGGCTCACCTTGAAAAATGTGCCCACTGTACTATTTATCCAAAAAAGCTCCGGCTCGCCTCCAAAAACATGTTCGAGGCATCAATTTTACCAGAGTATCAATGCACATGCCCATGCAGCCCCGACTAATTCATCCAAGTCATCCTCTGTTTTACGCCCGACTAACATATCCCGCCGAGCTCAATCAAACTCTCGCACAACAAACTA includes:
- a CDS encoding Restriction endonuclease, type II-like superfamily protein (Restriction endonuclease, type II-like superfamily protein; FUNCTIONS IN: DNA binding, endonuclease activity, nucleic acid binding, nuclease activity; INVOLVED IN: DNA repair, DNA metabolic process; CONTAINS InterPro DOMAIN/s: ERCC4 domain (InterPro:IPR006166), Restriction endonuclease, type II-like (InterPro:IPR011335); BEST Arabidopsis thaliana protein match is: Restriction endonuclease, type II-like superfamily protein (TAIR:AT4G30870.1); Has 484 Blast hits to 435 proteins in 184 species: Archae - 0; Bacteria - 8; Metazoa - 125; Fungi - 136; Plants - 59; Viruses - 0; Other Eukaryotes - 156 (source: NCBI BLink).); the encoded protein is MCPKNQGLADYVLQKKQEKHCLYWGCNNNNIRDFGRLSSEPRLNRKSRKTKCRNGRGDDFGLGGDVVLGNDFGQNNNSGQGNDFGQGNDSGQGNDSLCLSANLLWISLLPNSASDGHIFQGEPELAQTELSWVNSDFDTSFELSPHFILIFASSPKIGRVEAQDGYLPGKNLEVVLRGRVSCDPFDLMICHRAETCYFGWQYFAKVALPWRGVGRALRAKPQVTLSVDPLVPRPKAVEPMMVSWCRAGDYYAVVGVGFVACFRAASLRRTFHAGDVEFGRFCYRAMRMSPSNAIAAWRKRDSALPDEEVWAFHVEDVKMSCGGLAILFRCGSGLRLTLWVHCGQQEYASVVETDSTYFLGAALVSGLPCGCFEIDKNMQARPRLICSVACELMLSAVDPSRPSLLQSRYKRLARCKASSKVDGRAMIRSSRNRETNINAFRRSPIAASSLIAMFETTFLNLSINVLSAPSIASSVEKCAPLIAMYIDLRKIFGSLWHDAFWRTSLLLPRSIVQARDRGVGFHRRQVPDVRQIVTARQIVGAEQVVAVLQVVAALQVVGALQVVVVLQVVAPLQVVAVLQVVAVLQVVAVLQVAVILWATARMLVNESYDKRRWSAASGLRVFWDWSSWRLLSILIFMRLGGAFSASKSLDLTLGSDLCCHKSVNPFDRSCFLSVEPIKDAIASSAAVAARAVGAAGGYRLSPEPRLNRKSRKTKCRNGRGDDFGLGGDVGLGNDFRQGNNSGQGNDFGQGARPMSNKRDHKPKGLSEYQEMKFVKAYRNVCDAKDSIDTLKDLSKIKGFGKYMVKLMQGYFVTGAASSEQEALPGNRAGKKAKGSEPYKPQRNTAAYALLTLHRFKTANGKKLMRKQKLMDAADASGLSHVSIAPEKGKGKAGLGTSKREWYSGWSCMSKLIEKGLVVKFSNPAKYMLTVEGRNVADDLDPRSRGQSSIPAGPSSRAQEFLATDTGQVDLEGSRAKKFRSSSPCSSSISHALKACSSSLASDGTEGVTTIPRLPPLRFGEAFEEVYDVILILDDREQFATKGHKYQQDEYVLDFIVERKNVDDMRSSIMDNRYKDQKLRLQRSGIKKLIYILEGDPNQSKTAESIKTACFTTEILEGFDVVRTNGLGETLRKYGYLTKSIYQYYKSLVNDDQRKVADSCPSYDDFVQRCPDLGKMTISDVFAIQLMQVLSLAKPSFGFLSATFFAIAVLDKYKTLRSLASAYSKLDNVSAQEEMLRNQSNNVICASASKNIYKLVVLNDLYSIVCPFDLFVV
- a CDS encoding Gag-Pol polyprotein/retrotransposon, with product MSSKMHRATTTAPELEKVLDETKRSPFTARLSAVHVRHVNKVKLIPYNGLTDPKIFLKSMYIAINGAHFSTEEAMLGAAKCSYRELTSVFLQHHSFFMIKEATNADLWTMFQRDNEPLRTFIERFKKVVSNIAIKDDAAIGDLRNALMFVSRFREDLIIARPSTFDDALHRANRLYRD